The Paenibacillus sp. MBLB1832 genome has a window encoding:
- a CDS encoding helix-turn-helix transcriptional regulator, with translation MKGFGFYKSKKYLQRVLSSIMLSMVIVLLASSFANTYLLENSVKRIQEDSNLKILTQMQYNFSYMNEIITHLSYFVFKDNLLIPLMYDESLPKMDLIRSYQRMSSILESSSFLHSMVVYNYSQNEIYGTTSNFLLDGGVTKKKISDWLLDPSVSHETSRLIPVSLDREDGEIDAFAFVVTNSLKPFTRNESAIILYIKSDWVFDSLKKMNDTGSRSQGDILMSDQGGRLYSSRKLDEYASKSTQERIHSYIEAHKLATSEPSGFVIGNFEHQKSMITYMADPIPNWTILYVQSYDKLMAVVTQTRTKSLIVSGAMLLIAIGISLWLSYKLYHPIEDMLQRIRFQHPREGNTRQTEDDELHAMSEEYSKLSHTLHEISSEHIVNKYYIRKFMTDGQMFSHHDMISLIKKHRLNIAYPAEILVCVLRLDHFQSYASHTALPLKKMHSFAITNIAQEMMSQLHPCETVEVWGDHVVLIVSLNETGVTDSYQEIRPVLQDIQNTIEAFYGLSLSCGISDRISQLTQLSAGYTQAYQNSLYSVIFGYKSIISSEQVQVNNANKRVSIPETIERKLAESLKKGMMTEAGVELEKAFSLFATYHYHDIQRAVTNLAWVIQYTVAEIMENRVTKMSFNVDYIHHIPQEKETLEEMYVSLLALCTQICDGQKPSNVERNDMILETVKELIHQKFADFNLSQQSIASTVKLSSAYLGRLFKDSYQCTITEYMNEVRLQHAQFLLENGDHAVLDIMEKCGYTNPSYFFRLFKGKFGSTPKEYRMKKSIS, from the coding sequence ATGAAAGGATTTGGGTTCTATAAATCTAAGAAATATTTGCAGCGCGTACTGAGCTCGATCATGTTATCGATGGTTATCGTCCTCTTAGCCTCATCATTTGCTAATACATATCTCCTGGAGAATTCCGTGAAAAGAATTCAAGAGGACTCCAATCTCAAAATTCTTACGCAAATGCAATACAACTTCTCCTACATGAATGAAATCATCACACACTTATCGTATTTCGTCTTTAAGGATAACCTGCTCATCCCGCTTATGTATGATGAATCCTTACCTAAGATGGATTTAATTCGTAGTTACCAACGCATGTCGAGCATCTTGGAAAGCTCATCATTTCTGCATTCCATGGTCGTCTATAACTATTCCCAAAATGAGATTTACGGTACGACGAGCAACTTCTTATTGGATGGCGGCGTAACGAAAAAGAAAATCTCAGATTGGCTTCTCGACCCCTCCGTGTCTCATGAAACCTCCCGACTCATCCCAGTAAGTCTTGATCGCGAAGACGGTGAAATTGATGCTTTTGCATTCGTCGTAACCAATTCCTTAAAACCTTTCACTCGCAATGAATCAGCCATCATTTTGTATATCAAGTCAGACTGGGTGTTCGATAGTTTAAAGAAAATGAATGATACGGGCAGTCGCTCTCAAGGCGATATCCTAATGTCCGATCAGGGAGGGCGATTATACTCATCTCGGAAATTGGATGAATACGCGAGTAAGTCGACGCAGGAGAGGATACACAGCTATATCGAAGCTCATAAACTTGCAACCAGCGAACCTTCTGGATTCGTCATTGGCAATTTCGAGCATCAGAAAAGCATGATTACGTATATGGCTGACCCTATACCGAATTGGACGATTCTCTATGTACAGTCGTACGACAAGTTGATGGCCGTCGTTACCCAGACACGAACGAAGTCGCTGATTGTTTCTGGAGCTATGTTGCTCATTGCAATCGGGATTTCACTGTGGCTATCCTATAAGTTGTATCATCCAATTGAGGATATGCTGCAACGGATTCGGTTTCAGCATCCCAGAGAAGGAAACACGCGACAAACCGAGGACGATGAGCTTCATGCGATGAGTGAGGAGTATTCGAAATTGTCTCATACCCTTCATGAAATTAGTTCGGAGCACATCGTGAATAAATATTACATCCGTAAATTTATGACGGATGGGCAGATGTTCTCTCATCACGATATGATCAGTTTGATCAAGAAGCATCGATTAAACATCGCTTATCCTGCTGAGATCCTTGTTTGCGTACTCCGATTAGATCATTTTCAGTCTTACGCCAGTCATACTGCCCTTCCATTGAAGAAAATGCATAGCTTTGCCATCACCAATATTGCACAGGAAATGATGTCCCAGCTGCATCCTTGTGAAACGGTGGAAGTATGGGGGGATCATGTTGTACTCATTGTCTCATTGAATGAAACAGGTGTAACAGACTCTTATCAAGAGATACGTCCAGTTCTGCAGGACATTCAGAATACGATTGAGGCTTTTTATGGTTTGAGTCTATCCTGTGGGATTAGTGACCGCATTTCACAGCTGACACAGTTGTCAGCGGGCTACACGCAAGCGTATCAGAATAGCTTGTACTCCGTTATTTTCGGCTATAAGTCCATCATTTCGAGTGAACAAGTTCAAGTGAATAATGCCAATAAACGAGTTTCCATTCCTGAAACCATTGAGAGGAAATTGGCCGAGAGCTTGAAGAAGGGCATGATGACGGAGGCGGGGGTAGAGCTGGAGAAGGCATTCTCCTTGTTCGCCACGTACCATTATCATGATATTCAACGCGCTGTCACGAATTTAGCCTGGGTGATCCAGTATACGGTCGCTGAAATTATGGAGAATCGTGTCACGAAAATGAGTTTCAACGTGGACTACATTCATCATATTCCACAAGAGAAAGAAACACTTGAGGAAATGTACGTATCCTTGCTGGCGCTTTGTACACAAATTTGTGACGGACAGAAGCCATCCAACGTGGAGCGGAATGACATGATCCTGGAAACAGTCAAAGAACTTATCCATCAGAAATTTGCCGATTTCAATTTAAGCCAACAATCCATCGCCTCGACGGTCAAGCTTTCTTCCGCGTATTTGGGCAGATTGTTCAAAGATAGTTACCAATGCACGATTACCGAATATATGAATGAGGTTCGTTTACAGCATGCCCAGTTTTTACTTGAGAATGGGGATCATGCCGTCTTAGATATTATGGAAAAGTGTGGTTATACGAATCCAAGTTATTTCTTCCGCCTTTTTAAAGGCAAATTCGGGAGTACCCCGAAGGAATACCGCATGAAGAAATCCATTTCATAA